A genomic window from Lentibacter algarum includes:
- a CDS encoding NAD(P)H-dependent oxidoreductase subunit E — MGLDERKGVWKSGKGKGRHTPKGRQLEDQAWEVVKELLGDAPRRRDLLIEHLHKIQDACGYLSAAHIRALAEEMRMSMAEIYEVATFYAHFDVVKEGETPPPDLTIRVCDSLSCELAGAQALKSALEGGLDPSKVRVLRAPCMGRCDTAPALEIGHNHIDHATLEKVVEAIASGDTHAHIPEYEALSTYRKAGGYVALQGLRENGDWKAVQETVLASGLRGLGGAGFPSGKKWGFVRMNEGPRYLAVNGDEGEPGTFKDRYYLERTPHLFLEGMLVAAWAVEAETCYIYMRDEYPAVLEILRREIRALEDAGLIDQGYVELRRGAGAYICGEESAMIESIEGKRGEPRHRPPFVAQVGIFNRPTLVHNVETLYWVAKIVRDGPEILSSVEKNGRQGLRSYSVSGRVNNPGVHLLPAGSTILDVIDAAGGMIEGHSLKAYQPGGPSSGILPAHLNDIPLDFDTLQPHGSFIGSAAVVVLSDQDSAREAALNMLRFFEDESCGQCTPCRVGCEKAVKLMQAETWDTPLLEELSTAMVDASICGLGQAAPNPIRMTIKHFPEEI, encoded by the coding sequence ATGGGGCTGGATGAACGCAAAGGTGTCTGGAAATCAGGCAAAGGCAAAGGACGTCATACGCCAAAGGGGCGCCAGCTAGAAGATCAGGCTTGGGAGGTCGTTAAAGAACTTTTGGGAGACGCACCACGGCGGCGCGATCTGCTGATCGAGCATTTGCACAAAATCCAAGATGCCTGTGGGTATCTTTCTGCTGCGCATATTCGTGCATTGGCTGAAGAAATGCGGATGTCGATGGCAGAAATCTACGAGGTTGCGACCTTTTATGCTCATTTTGACGTGGTCAAGGAAGGCGAGACTCCTCCACCTGATCTGACAATTCGCGTTTGTGATTCACTGTCTTGCGAGCTCGCAGGAGCGCAAGCCTTGAAGTCGGCGCTGGAGGGTGGACTTGATCCGAGTAAGGTCCGTGTTTTGCGGGCCCCGTGTATGGGGCGATGTGATACGGCGCCCGCGCTTGAGATCGGACACAATCACATAGATCATGCGACACTAGAGAAGGTTGTTGAGGCTATCGCCTCTGGCGATACACATGCTCACATCCCTGAATATGAAGCACTTTCAACCTATCGCAAAGCTGGTGGATATGTGGCTTTACAAGGGTTGCGTGAAAATGGCGATTGGAAAGCCGTTCAAGAAACGGTTCTAGCATCGGGCCTTCGCGGTCTTGGTGGAGCTGGTTTCCCTTCAGGGAAAAAGTGGGGTTTCGTACGCATGAACGAAGGCCCGAGATATCTTGCTGTAAACGGCGATGAGGGCGAGCCCGGAACCTTCAAGGATCGCTATTATCTGGAGCGTACACCGCATTTGTTTCTTGAGGGTATGCTGGTTGCCGCATGGGCTGTCGAGGCGGAAACCTGTTATATCTATATGCGCGATGAGTATCCGGCAGTGCTGGAGATTCTGCGGCGCGAAATCAGAGCGCTGGAAGATGCGGGGCTCATAGACCAAGGCTATGTTGAGCTTCGCCGTGGGGCTGGGGCCTATATATGCGGTGAAGAAAGCGCTATGATCGAAAGTATTGAGGGTAAACGTGGAGAGCCACGACATCGCCCACCTTTTGTTGCGCAAGTTGGAATATTCAATCGGCCAACTTTGGTTCACAATGTCGAGACACTCTACTGGGTGGCGAAAATTGTTAGAGATGGCCCTGAAATTCTGAGTTCTGTTGAGAAAAATGGAAGGCAGGGTCTGAGATCATATTCCGTTTCTGGCCGCGTCAATAACCCTGGGGTCCATTTGTTGCCGGCTGGCTCGACAATCCTTGATGTGATTGACGCAGCTGGAGGAATGATTGAAGGCCATAGCCTGAAAGCCTACCAGCCTGGCGGCCCTTCATCGGGCATTCTACCAGCGCATTTGAATGATATACCGCTTGATTTTGACACGCTACAGCCGCACGGCTCCTTTATCGGCTCCGCAGCGGTTGTTGTCCTGTCGGATCAAGATAGCGCCCGCGAAGCAGCTTTGAATATGCTACGCTTCTTTGAGGATGAAAGCTGTGGGCAATGCACGCCTTGTCGCGTCGGTTGCGAGAAAGCCGTGAAATTGATGCAAGCGGAGACTTGGGACACTCCTCTTTTAGAGGAACTGTCGACAGCGATGGTCGATGCTTCAATATGTGGGCTTGGACAGGCTGCACCAAACCCTATAAGGATGACAATAAAGCATTTCCCTGAGGAGATATGA
- a CDS encoding alkane 1-monooxygenase, with translation MVYFACATLAHVALLGLASFVGGSLIWLALLYITLFTAALDKFLPFVLPQMPEGTEFPTGANLSVLLGGLHFALLTLGVISLSWFEHNVLEKLALFTSFALFFGQVSHPNAHELIHRRERYARRLGRSVYASLLMGHHASAHVLVHHVHIGSEADPNSAPRGLGFYRFFLNAWAESYHKGRVQESARLLRAQRTLFSHPYIHDTLIGVVACSFSFAIGGFLGLSLYMGLALYAQVQILLADYIQHYGLRRLKNEAGKLEPVSEVHSWNSPHWFSASLTLNAPRHSDHHMHPQRPYPALRLTPQTMPTLPHSLPVMAIIALYPPLYRKVMARALRDLPQQYTSA, from the coding sequence ATGGTTTATTTTGCCTGTGCGACGTTAGCACATGTTGCTCTATTGGGTCTGGCGTCTTTTGTTGGCGGCAGCCTTATATGGCTAGCCCTCCTTTACATCACCCTTTTCACAGCTGCTCTTGATAAGTTTTTACCATTTGTGTTGCCTCAAATGCCTGAAGGCACAGAGTTTCCAACGGGCGCAAATTTATCGGTTTTACTTGGTGGCTTACATTTTGCGTTGCTGACGCTAGGAGTAATAAGCCTTTCATGGTTTGAGCATAACGTCCTCGAAAAGCTTGCTCTCTTTACCAGTTTTGCGCTGTTTTTCGGACAAGTCTCCCACCCGAACGCCCATGAACTCATCCACCGGAGAGAACGCTACGCTCGACGCCTTGGTCGCTCCGTCTATGCATCGCTATTGATGGGACACCACGCCTCAGCCCATGTATTGGTTCATCATGTTCATATTGGCAGCGAAGCCGATCCCAACAGTGCCCCGCGAGGTTTGGGATTTTATCGTTTTTTCCTAAATGCTTGGGCGGAGAGTTATCACAAGGGGCGAGTGCAGGAAAGTGCACGCCTTTTGAGGGCCCAGCGAACGCTTTTCTCTCACCCTTACATTCATGACACGCTTATTGGCGTAGTCGCCTGCAGCTTTAGCTTTGCAATAGGTGGTTTTCTCGGTCTCTCTCTCTATATGGGGCTCGCTCTCTACGCACAGGTACAGATACTACTTGCCGACTATATCCAGCACTATGGATTGCGCCGTTTAAAGAATGAAGCCGGAAAGCTGGAGCCTGTGAGCGAAGTTCACTCGTGGAACTCACCTCACTGGTTTTCAGCGTCCCTGACACTCAATGCACCCCGCCATTCAGACCATCACATGCACCCACAACGCCCATATCCAGCATTGCGACTAACACCTCAAACGATGCCAACATTGCCTCACTCCCTGCCTGTCATGGCCATCATTGCGCTCTACCCGCCCCTTTACCGAAAGGTCATGGCACGGGCGCTTAGAGACTTGCCTCAACAGTACACCTCCGCCTAA
- a CDS encoding lytic transglycosylase domain-containing protein gives MRYVFAFLFSSLASLLQAEPPDRACTTTKWGAQECIRWAHFVHDTCQLIETVSTRHKLDTDFFARLIWQESRFDPFAKSHANALGIAQFIRSTADLRGLTDPFNPADALEHSAHYLAEMTNRYGNIGLAAVGYNGGERRAEGLINGTGDLAQETVDYVRIITGADHQTWVSEPPQMLNLDLDQHKKFSVACQTLAQKRRLSPPPRRGPALKPWGVQIAFGTSKQSAKSKYTARTKQCRLLLKNEQPDYLFEKSRASRLKGYYFARIGRDTNKSAWEFCNQLKASGCLCAVFRNTR, from the coding sequence ATGCGGTATGTGTTTGCCTTTCTCTTTAGTTCACTGGCCTCGCTTCTTCAGGCAGAACCACCAGATCGCGCGTGCACGACAACAAAATGGGGCGCCCAAGAGTGCATTCGATGGGCGCACTTTGTCCATGATACCTGCCAGCTGATCGAAACTGTAAGCACGCGCCACAAACTAGACACTGACTTCTTCGCGCGCCTGATCTGGCAGGAGAGTCGCTTTGACCCGTTTGCAAAAAGCCATGCTAACGCGCTGGGCATTGCGCAATTCATCCGTTCTACCGCCGATTTGCGAGGTCTGACTGACCCTTTCAATCCCGCCGACGCACTTGAGCATTCGGCGCACTATTTGGCAGAAATGACAAATCGCTATGGTAACATCGGGCTTGCTGCCGTGGGTTACAATGGTGGGGAAAGACGCGCCGAAGGCTTAATCAACGGCACAGGAGATCTTGCGCAAGAAACCGTTGACTATGTCCGGATCATAACGGGTGCCGACCACCAGACCTGGGTAAGTGAGCCACCCCAAATGCTTAACTTAGATCTCGACCAACACAAAAAATTTAGTGTAGCCTGTCAAACTCTGGCACAGAAGCGTCGTCTATCCCCCCCCCCTCGGAGAGGACCAGCCCTAAAGCCTTGGGGCGTGCAAATCGCCTTTGGAACCAGCAAACAATCAGCGAAAAGCAAGTACACGGCAAGAACAAAGCAATGCCGCCTCCTCTTGAAAAACGAACAACCCGACTATCTATTTGAAAAGAGCAGAGCAAGCCGCCTAAAGGGGTATTACTTTGCACGTATTGGACGCGATACAAACAAGAGCGCTTGGGAGTTTTGCAACCAGCTTAAAGCCTCAGGGTGCCTTTGTGCAGTGTTCAGAAATACGCGCTAG
- a CDS encoding phosphomannomutase/phosphoglucomutase — MLPQNTSTPNTWSFLRDPMITPTGFREYDARWKYPEEINLPGITALGIGLGTQMHARGIEPVIAVGNDYRDYSLSIKNALMLGLMQAGIHVKDIGPAVSPMAYFSQFHLNAPAVAMVTASHNPNGWTGVKMGFERPLTHGPDEMNELRAIVLEGRGMARAGGTYEFVEGVREAYIDDLVGDFKMSRKLRVVCATGNGTAAAFAPEVFERIGVEVVPSHNELDYTFPHYNPNPEAMEMLHDMSASVKESGADFALGFDGDGDRCGVVDDECEEIFADKVGVIMARDLSKIYPNSTFVADVKSTGLFASDPELQANGVTADYWKTGHSHMKRRVKELGALAGFEKSGHYFLAEPVGRGYDCGLRVAVEICKLMDRNPDMKMSDLRKALPKTWATPTMSPYCADLEKYDVLERLVAKLLAKAEAGESFAGRSIKEVVTVNGARVILDNGSWGLVRASSNTPNLVVVCESSASEAEMRAIFSDIDAVIRTESAVGDYDQMI, encoded by the coding sequence ATGTTGCCCCAAAACACCTCGACCCCAAACACTTGGTCCTTTCTGCGTGATCCCATGATCACCCCAACTGGGTTTCGCGAATACGACGCCCGATGGAAGTATCCTGAGGAAATCAATCTTCCCGGCATAACCGCACTCGGCATCGGCCTCGGGACACAGATGCATGCGCGCGGAATCGAGCCAGTTATAGCTGTCGGAAATGACTATCGCGATTATTCGCTTTCCATAAAAAACGCTCTGATGCTGGGACTCATGCAAGCGGGCATCCATGTGAAAGACATCGGCCCTGCCGTGTCGCCCATGGCCTATTTCAGTCAGTTTCATCTCAACGCCCCTGCCGTTGCTATGGTCACAGCAAGCCACAATCCAAACGGTTGGACAGGCGTAAAAATGGGATTTGAACGTCCCCTCACCCACGGCCCCGACGAGATGAACGAACTGCGCGCTATCGTACTTGAAGGCCGTGGCATGGCCCGCGCAGGTGGCACTTACGAGTTTGTCGAAGGCGTGCGTGAAGCCTACATCGACGATCTGGTCGGCGATTTCAAAATGTCTCGCAAACTGCGCGTAGTCTGTGCCACCGGCAATGGTACAGCGGCCGCCTTCGCCCCCGAAGTCTTTGAGCGCATCGGTGTTGAAGTCGTGCCCTCGCACAACGAGCTTGATTACACCTTCCCACATTACAACCCAAACCCCGAAGCCATGGAAATGCTCCATGACATGAGTGCCTCGGTCAAAGAGAGCGGCGCCGACTTCGCGCTCGGTTTTGATGGCGATGGCGACCGCTGCGGTGTGGTCGATGATGAATGCGAAGAGATTTTCGCTGACAAAGTCGGCGTGATCATGGCACGCGATTTGAGCAAAATTTATCCAAACAGCACCTTCGTCGCCGATGTTAAATCGACCGGCCTTTTTGCCTCAGATCCAGAGTTGCAAGCCAATGGCGTAACAGCCGACTACTGGAAAACAGGCCACAGCCATATGAAGCGCCGCGTCAAGGAGCTCGGCGCTTTGGCGGGCTTTGAAAAATCGGGACATTACTTCCTCGCGGAACCCGTTGGGCGCGGCTATGACTGCGGCCTGCGTGTTGCGGTTGAAATCTGTAAGCTTATGGATCGTAACCCCGACATGAAGATGTCGGATCTGCGTAAGGCCCTGCCTAAAACTTGGGCCACGCCGACCATGTCACCCTATTGCGCCGACCTGGAAAAATACGATGTGCTTGAGCGCCTTGTTGCCAAACTGCTCGCCAAAGCCGAGGCAGGCGAAAGCTTCGCAGGCCGCAGCATCAAAGAGGTGGTCACAGTCAACGGAGCGCGTGTCATTCTGGACAACGGCTCATGGGGTCTCGTCCGCGCCAGTTCCAACACGCCCAATCTTGTCGTCGTTTGTGAAAGCTCAGCGTCAGAAGCAGAAATGCGCGCCATCTTCTCCGATATTGACGCCGTCATCCGTACAGAGTCTGCCGTCGGTGACTACGACCAGATGATCTGA
- a CDS encoding lysoplasmalogenase, whose amino-acid sequence MMFGWPNDSTLLFIAAAFLALCYLAICGRPGRAWLKTITKTTSVALLALIAFQLSSMMLLVVALLVCAIGDFFLSRKGTEEFVSAVGAFSFGHLSYAALFLLHPSADLQRVSDGWTLVLALFLVGAIMLYVLFLKAGPLRWAALFYVPVVVAMGILATVLPPVGAIALVLPAALLFVFSDFILAQEMFVLPEDHKLRKVTPYVIWSSYWIAQALFLISFTVVL is encoded by the coding sequence ATGATGTTTGGCTGGCCCAACGATTCAACTCTTTTGTTTATCGCGGCAGCGTTTTTGGCACTTTGTTATTTGGCAATATGCGGGCGGCCCGGACGAGCATGGCTAAAAACGATCACGAAGACAACATCTGTCGCCCTTCTGGCGCTGATTGCTTTCCAGTTGTCGAGTATGATGCTGCTCGTCGTGGCTTTACTTGTGTGCGCTATTGGCGATTTTTTTCTGTCCCGGAAAGGCACCGAGGAGTTTGTGTCAGCAGTCGGCGCCTTTAGCTTTGGCCATCTCTCTTACGCAGCTCTTTTCTTGCTGCATCCGAGCGCTGATTTGCAACGTGTTTCTGATGGCTGGACCTTAGTACTCGCCCTTTTTCTAGTAGGGGCGATCATGCTTTACGTCTTGTTTTTGAAGGCGGGGCCACTGCGCTGGGCGGCCCTGTTCTACGTGCCTGTTGTCGTGGCGATGGGGATTCTTGCAACGGTCCTGCCACCAGTCGGTGCGATCGCACTCGTCTTGCCAGCGGCGCTTTTGTTTGTTTTTTCAGATTTCATCTTGGCGCAGGAAATGTTTGTCCTTCCTGAGGATCACAAGCTTCGGAAGGTAACTCCTTACGTGATCTGGAGCAGCTATTGGATTGCTCAGGCGCTGTTCTTAATTTCATTTACTGTGGTGCTCTAG
- a CDS encoding SseB family protein produces the protein MSNATVLDTAHAAMMQHPEDVQLRMSFYAILADIEVFLLLDAEPKAEMIEPQIIEVDGTRFVLGFDSTERLSAFSGGPAPYAALSGRIMVQMLAAEGAGLALNLEVAPSSIMLPHEAMLWMRDTLKASPQEAEPAPKRKGGLAALKSPDIPEVLLHALDAKLSRAAGLANVAYLVAKDEGGMMLAILGAKEPAQAPLAKAASEALVFSGLEDTSLDVAFFNDSEALRAQFARAGLRFDVPKPAEPASVQIATPGSDPAKPPRLR, from the coding sequence ATGAGCAACGCAACAGTCCTGGACACAGCCCATGCGGCCATGATGCAACATCCAGAAGATGTACAACTACGGATGAGCTTCTACGCGATCTTGGCTGATATTGAAGTCTTTCTTCTGCTTGATGCTGAACCAAAAGCGGAAATGATCGAGCCCCAGATCATTGAAGTTGATGGCACAAGGTTTGTCTTGGGATTTGACTCAACTGAGCGTCTTTCTGCTTTTTCCGGTGGGCCTGCGCCCTACGCCGCACTATCTGGTCGGATTATGGTGCAGATGCTGGCCGCAGAAGGTGCCGGCCTGGCGCTCAACCTTGAAGTTGCACCCTCTTCTATCATGTTACCGCATGAAGCGATGCTCTGGATGCGCGATACACTGAAGGCTTCTCCGCAAGAGGCAGAGCCTGCACCCAAACGTAAAGGTGGGCTTGCTGCACTCAAAAGCCCCGATATTCCAGAAGTTCTGCTTCATGCGCTCGACGCAAAGCTCAGCCGCGCTGCAGGATTGGCGAATGTGGCCTACCTTGTTGCCAAGGATGAAGGGGGTATGATGCTCGCAATTCTGGGCGCGAAAGAACCTGCGCAAGCCCCCTTAGCAAAGGCAGCCAGTGAAGCTCTCGTTTTTTCGGGTCTGGAAGACACCAGTCTCGATGTAGCGTTTTTCAATGATAGTGAGGCGTTGCGCGCACAGTTTGCTCGAGCAGGGCTTCGCTTTGATGTGCCAAAGCCTGCTGAACCTGCGAGCGTTCAAATTGCTACTCCTGGAAGTGACCCTGCCAAGCCACCGCGCTTACGCTAG
- a CDS encoding capsule biosynthesis protein has product MTTKPKARKFRIKRTTPLGAEGSENHAANRSVPREAEDMPKPQARATQEPLKTPTQNIARQSAVDSPQQVKAETDIDAIRREGLTGRQLRMARRMAQKHGLAPISDFDAVRQLRLKGIDPFQSSNMLELVVPTKDGEDDAEMGTVLPGMGKIQLPQTIKPASSQVPQTEVYTADRRAMEITGIQRDIASRRRKRLALLLARLSAFVFLPTILAGWYYYAIATPMYSTKSEFLIQSADGGGGGGPLSGLIPSQLANSQESIAVQSYLTSKDAMIRLDEALGYKRHFAQPEIDAIQRLDADTTNEAAHKIYKKNIKIGYDPTEGVVRMEVIAADPIVATDFSKALISYAEERVDELSQNIRNDAMEDARRNLERAKVERREAQENLIRLQEVYSADPTEQLAALRTQITSYDQQLLEKKLALQALLDNPRPNQAKVDGARGDVRRLQDVLTGLNARMIEADSSGLSLVQQSTEIELARADLATADAFLQSALQGEKQAALEAGRQVRYLTVPVRPIASDAPSYPRKFENTILAFLIFSGVYLMVSLTSSILREQVSN; this is encoded by the coding sequence ATGACTACCAAACCCAAAGCTAGAAAGTTTCGCATCAAACGCACCACACCGTTGGGCGCTGAAGGAAGCGAGAACCATGCAGCGAACCGCTCTGTTCCAAGAGAGGCAGAGGATATGCCAAAGCCACAAGCTCGGGCAACTCAAGAGCCGCTCAAGACGCCTACGCAGAACATAGCTCGCCAAAGCGCCGTGGATTCTCCACAGCAAGTCAAAGCCGAAACTGACATTGACGCGATCCGCCGCGAGGGTCTCACAGGGCGTCAGCTTCGGATGGCGCGCCGAATGGCTCAGAAACATGGGCTGGCTCCAATTTCTGACTTTGATGCCGTACGTCAATTACGCCTGAAGGGTATTGACCCTTTCCAAAGCTCCAACATGCTTGAGCTCGTCGTACCAACAAAAGACGGTGAAGATGATGCCGAGATGGGCACGGTTTTGCCTGGAATGGGTAAAATTCAACTGCCACAGACTATCAAACCGGCCTCGTCGCAGGTCCCGCAAACCGAAGTTTATACTGCTGATCGTCGCGCAATGGAGATCACAGGAATTCAGCGTGACATCGCCAGCCGGCGTCGTAAGCGGCTCGCACTCTTGCTGGCTCGACTTTCAGCTTTTGTCTTCCTTCCGACTATTCTGGCAGGATGGTATTATTATGCGATCGCAACACCCATGTACTCAACCAAATCTGAATTTCTGATCCAGTCCGCAGATGGCGGCGGAGGTGGAGGTCCTTTAAGTGGTTTGATCCCTTCTCAACTGGCCAACAGTCAGGAAAGCATTGCCGTTCAATCTTATCTTACATCAAAAGATGCTATGATCCGGCTGGATGAAGCACTGGGCTACAAGCGCCATTTCGCGCAGCCAGAAATCGATGCTATTCAACGCCTTGATGCCGATACAACCAATGAAGCAGCCCATAAGATCTACAAAAAGAACATCAAAATCGGCTACGATCCCACCGAAGGCGTTGTCAGGATGGAAGTCATAGCGGCCGATCCAATTGTCGCCACCGATTTTTCAAAGGCTCTTATTTCTTATGCCGAAGAGCGTGTCGATGAGCTTTCACAAAATATTCGCAACGATGCGATGGAAGACGCACGGCGCAACCTCGAGCGCGCAAAAGTGGAGCGCCGCGAAGCGCAGGAAAACTTAATCCGCTTGCAGGAAGTGTACTCTGCAGACCCGACCGAACAGCTCGCCGCATTGCGCACACAGATTACCAGCTATGATCAGCAGCTACTCGAAAAGAAGCTCGCACTGCAGGCCTTGCTAGACAACCCACGCCCCAACCAAGCAAAGGTAGACGGGGCGCGCGGCGATGTTCGCCGGCTACAAGATGTTCTGACAGGGCTCAATGCCCGCATGATCGAAGCGGACAGCTCAGGGCTATCACTCGTACAACAATCAACCGAGATAGAGCTTGCGCGTGCTGACCTTGCGACAGCCGATGCATTCTTGCAATCCGCTCTTCAAGGCGAAAAGCAAGCCGCTCTGGAGGCAGGTCGTCAAGTACGCTATCTGACTGTTCCGGTCCGGCCCATTGCATCAGATGCTCCAAGCTATCCGAGGAAATTTGAGAACACCATTCTGGCATTCCTGATTTTTTCAGGGGTATACCTGATGGTGTCACTGACAAGTTCGATCCTACGAGAACAAGTTTCGAACTAA
- a CDS encoding uracil-DNA glycosylase family protein has protein sequence MTLLDDISACRLCAFRFAATHTGHEPRPIVWLNSSARILIAGQAPGMRVYESGVPFDDRSGERLRNWLGLTPEQFYNKNEVAIVPMAFCFPGYDAQTNDLPPPTICSETWHDKVMEMLPALKLRIVLGKSAQSYHLGSRRSVTEAVRTWRDMAPEVFPLPHPSWRNTGWLKKNPWFEAELLPELRAAVKEVLA, from the coding sequence ATGACACTTCTAGATGATATTTCTGCTTGTAGGCTTTGTGCCTTTAGGTTTGCTGCAACCCACACGGGACATGAGCCACGACCTATAGTCTGGTTGAACTCATCGGCGCGTATATTGATCGCTGGCCAAGCTCCAGGGATGCGAGTGTACGAGAGCGGCGTTCCGTTTGACGACCGTTCTGGTGAACGTCTGCGCAATTGGTTGGGGCTGACTCCGGAACAGTTTTATAACAAGAATGAGGTGGCCATTGTTCCGATGGCATTTTGCTTCCCAGGCTATGATGCTCAAACGAATGACTTGCCCCCTCCAACGATTTGCAGTGAGACATGGCATGATAAAGTGATGGAGATGCTTCCTGCACTGAAGCTACGCATTGTCTTGGGAAAGTCTGCTCAGTCTTACCATCTTGGTTCTCGGCGCTCAGTCACCGAAGCAGTTCGGACATGGCGAGATATGGCACCGGAGGTTTTTCCCTTGCCGCATCCGTCTTGGCGCAATACGGGGTGGCTTAAGAAAAATCCGTGGTTTGAGGCAGAGTTATTGCCCGAGCTGCGTGCTGCTGTAAAAGAGGTTTTGGCATGA
- a CDS encoding ATP-binding cassette domain-containing protein → MLEFNNVSKSFWTGTQRKVILEQVSFRVELGNSLGILAPNGTGKTTLINMMSGLEKPDEGSILRECKISFPLGFMGGVVPRHTAVENSRFIARLYGLDPDYVEAFCRWLCNLGEYFEQPLGTYSQGMRARFSFALLLALDFDIYLIDEGMPNSTDVEFNRKAGEILRDRLRTTTVIIVSHQAQVLEKFARTAAVLIDGKLHMFDTLEEAKQLYDYQTQS, encoded by the coding sequence ATGCTCGAGTTTAACAACGTCAGCAAGTCCTTTTGGACGGGCACACAGAGAAAAGTGATCCTTGAACAGGTCTCTTTCCGTGTGGAGCTTGGCAATTCACTCGGTATTCTAGCCCCCAATGGCACAGGGAAAACCACTCTTATCAATATGATGTCGGGCCTTGAGAAACCTGACGAAGGCTCAATCTTGAGAGAGTGTAAAATCAGCTTTCCACTCGGTTTTATGGGTGGAGTTGTTCCGCGCCATACTGCTGTCGAAAACAGTCGCTTTATTGCCCGCCTCTATGGCTTGGACCCCGATTATGTTGAGGCCTTCTGCCGCTGGCTCTGCAACCTTGGAGAATACTTCGAGCAGCCACTTGGAACTTATAGCCAAGGCATGCGCGCGCGTTTCTCCTTTGCGCTACTGCTGGCGCTTGATTTCGATATCTACCTAATTGATGAAGGCATGCCAAACTCCACAGATGTAGAGTTTAACCGGAAGGCAGGCGAAATTCTGCGTGATCGTCTGCGCACAACAACCGTGATCATCGTATCCCACCAAGCACAAGTACTCGAAAAGTTCGCCCGCACGGCGGCTGTTTTGATTGATGGCAAGTTACATATGTTTGACACCCTAGAAGAAGCGAAACAGCTCTATGACTACCAAACCCAAAGCTAG